The Xylanimonas cellulosilytica DSM 15894 region TCGTGCAGCTTGCGCAGCGTCAGGGGCCGGCGGCCGCGCGTTGGGATCGACGTGCGACCAGCAGCCCCTGCTTCGGCAGCTCGAACGTCCTCCCCCGCGCGGATGACTGCGTGCATGAGGTTCTCGGCCTTGCGCTCCTTGCTCCAGAGGCGCAGGGATCCACGGGTGCGCGACAGGAGGTGAAGGACGGCGGTGACGGGGTTGACGCCAGCGTTCAGGTGGGAGGCACCAGAGAGGAGCACGTGCCAGAAGACCGCGGCGAGGAAGGGCACGATCAGGCGCAGTGCCACCCACATCGCAGGATCAGGCCTGGTCAGAGTCTCGTGCCAAGCTGCCATGCCGCCTGTCGTGAATGACAGGACCCACGTGAGGGTCATGAAGAGTGCAGGGTCGCGCTTTGTCATCACCGCGTGCAGGGCGCCGAGCGCCGAGCCGACGAGTCCGATCTCGATGAACCCGCCGAGTCCCCACGCGACCCAGCTGGGCGCGTCGAGCTCGAGCAGCAGCGAGACGATGGCCATGTAGCTGTACGCCGTGGCGCCGAGGCCGGCCATACCGAACGCGGTCCGGTAGAGGAAGGCGACGAACGCCGCGCGCCGTGGACGGTCGGGGCTGGACTGGGCGTGAGCAACTGCGCTCGCGTCTGACGCTGTCGATGTCACTGCGTGGTCCTTCCGTCGAGCCGAACCCCGAGGGTCTTCCCCTAGGTCCCGGCTGTGGGCTATGGAGCCGTGCTTCCTTGCTGCTGGGGGCTAGAACTCTCCCCGGTGTTGCGCCACCATGCCGCCAGTTGTCGACACACCGGAGGGCCACCATGCGCCCACCACGTGTGCCACCAACTGCCCACCTAGGCCCAACTAGTAACAACTGGTGGGACGGTGACTGTGCAGCATCAGCCGCACAACTGGCGGGATGCTAGCGAACAGGTTGTGTGACAGGAGCGAATCTGTGGGCAAAGCAATAACCGGGCGATGGATGCACACCTACGAGATAGGTATGCGCTACCTGACGAAGGATGTTGCACGCCAGCAGCGGAGCAAGGGACAGCCACTAGGGCAGCAACACGCGTGCGAGGTCCCCGGGCAGCAGACGGACACCTGCGAAAGTAGGTGCGGACCACCAGGCGTGACTGGTGGACCCACAGCGGCGCGACACCAGGCGCCGAAGTGGGCGAAGGTTGGCACCACTGAGTGAGCCCAGGTGGCGAGGCATCTGTGGAGGCCGCTGACGGGCAGGGGAGTGCCACCTGGAGTTCAGCGGTCACCGCCCGAGGGGCGGATGCACCTTCCTAGGGCAGGACCACATCGGAGAGGGTTCAGAGACGATGACCGTGAAGTTGCTGTACGCGAACAACAAGGGCGGTACTGGCAAGACCAGTACCGCGGTGCAGACCGCCGCGGCGCTGGCGCGCCGCCGGCTGCGCGTCCTCGTGGTCGACATGGACCCGCAGGGGAACGCGACGCGCCGGCTCGGGATCGAGTGGGACCCCACCGATCCCTTCGTCGGCACCCCTGAGGTCCTCGCCGCCAACCAGAAGGGCGCTGGTGAGGCCGCCGTCTACGGCTGCGGGTGGACCGTCAGCGACGACGACTCCTCACCCTCGCCCGAGGCCGAGCTCATCGACGTCATCGCCTCGCGCCCCGACCTGATCAACCGCGAGACGGAGACCGGCCTGCCGGGCGCCGCATTGCGGCTGCGCAAGGCGCTGACGGGGGACTGGATCGAGAAGTACGACGTCGTGATCATCGACTCCCAGCCCGACCTCGGTCACCTGGTCCAGATGTCGATGGTCGCCGCCGACCACGTCCTGCTCGTGACGGACGCGATGCGCGACGGCGTCGAGGGCACCTACCGCGTCGACGACTACGTGAAGCTCAACGCCGAGGACCTCGGCAACCCGGACCTGAAGGTTGCGGGCGTACTGGTCAACCGGTGGAAGCCGACCAACGAGGCGCAGTTCTACCTCGACGAGTGGCTGCGCCCGCGCTTCGGTGACCTCATCTGGGACCTGAAGAAGACCGAGAACCGCCAGGTGACTACCGACGATGGCACCAAGAGCGCATCCGTCGAGACCGTCCCGTCCTGGATTCCCGACTGGAGCCGATTTGCCGAGGCCGACGGCTCCGGCGTGTCCCTGACGCGCTGGGGCGACCAGCGCGCCCGGCAGACGGTCGCGATCTACGACCAGATCGCAGACCGCATCATCAACACCCTGATCCCGGTGGGAGACCGCGCATGAACGCCGCACCGCGCCGCAAGCCGCCGACCAACAGCGGCCTGGTTCTGACCCCGAACGTCGAGCCAATCCGCTCCGCGCCACTGCCTGCAGAGGACGAGCCGACGCCGCAGCCCGTCGAAGCGGAGATCTCCCCGGAGCCGCCAACCCTGCAGGCAGTACCGACGACGGTCGTCGACGAGCCCGCGAGCGCACCGAAGGCCGCGAAGGCGCCCCGTCGGCGTGCCGCGCGGCCGACTCCGGATGAGGGAACCAAGGGTCCCGAGGACCGGATCCGGCCGTCGAACGTTCACGTTCCCACGACGTTGGTCGACCTCCTCGAGGCGAAGCGCCAGACCTCGGGTCTGACGACGGGGGAGCTGATCCTCGTCGCGATCGAGGAGACGGTGTCGAAGGGGAAGCTCGAAGAGCTGATCCACCCGGGCAAGACCGTTGGCGGGACGCTGTTCGCTGCGCGTCCCAGCAATCGGGCCGCGGCGCACGAGGCTGGCCACAAGGCGCCTGTGAACTACAGGCTCCGGGAGGGCGACTACGTCGTCCTGGACGAGCTGGTCGCCCAGTACAAGGCGCCGTCGCGCAACCACCTGATCGTGGCAGCCCTCAAGGGCTACCTCGGCTGACCATCCGAACCACGCACCACGAGAGGTCCACGAGCCATGACGACCACGACACCAGCACCGAACGACGCCGCCCGCGCGTCCCGCTCCTCGCGGACGGGCGAGGGCTCCCGGGGCGCAGAGCAGATCGCCCCGCCGCCGAAGCTGCAGCGCCGTCCAGTGTTGGTCGTGGCCTCGGTCGCAACCGTGTGCCTCGGCGCCCTGGTTAGCGTGTGGGCGTTCCAGTCCACGTCGGACGCCCAAGAGGTGCTGGCGGTACGCGAGACCGTGGTGCGTGGGCAGGTCATCACAAAGGACGACCTGATGAGCGTTCGCATCAGCGTCGACCCGGCCCTGCACCCGGTGGCCACCAGCCAGTCGGCCACCGTGGTCGGAAAGCGGGCGGCGCTGGACCTGGTCGCCGGGGGAGTGGTCACCGCGGAGCAGGTGACTGACACGCCTGTCCCCGCAGACGGACAGTCGGTCGTCGGCCTCAACCTCACCTCGGCGATGCTTCCCGCTCAGCAGATCCGCGTGGGCGACAAGGTCCGGATCGTCTCGACCTCAGGGCAGACGCCAGGCGTTGAGACGGACGTCGTCACCCCGACGACCGTCAACGCCGAGGTCGTGGGCATCGCGTCCGACGACACGTCCGGGAACACGATCCTCAACGTCCAGGTCCCGCACGACGACGCGCCGGCGGTCGCCGACCGTGCCGCCGCCGGCCGCGTGGCGGTCGTCCTCGACAGCAGCGTGGAGAACTGACGTGGCCCTGATCGCAATCGCCTCGGCCAACGGGTCTCCGGGCACCACGACCACCGCGCTCGGTCTGGCCCTGTCGTGGCCGCGCCCGGTCGTCCTCGTCGACGCCGACCCCACCGGTGCGCGCGCCGTGCCCGCCGGGTACCTCCGCGGCGGTGAGCTGCCGAACCCGAAGACGCTGGTCGACCTGGCGGTCTCACTGCGTCAGGGGTCCCTCATCGAGGACCTGCCGCGCTCGGTGTTCACGCTCCCGGGTAGCCAGGTTCAGCTGCTGACCGGCCCGCTCAACCACACCCAGGCCCAGGCGCTGGACTCGCTGTGGGAGCCGCTGGCGGCAGCGCTCAAGGCGCTCGAGCGCAACGGCCAGGACGTGATCGTCGACATCGGACGGCTCGGACTGCAGGGCTCGGCGTACAAGCTGCTCACCGCCGCAGACCTGGCCTTCCTGGCCACCCGCACGACCCTGCCCGCCTTGGTGGCCGCGAGCTCCTGGGCACAGACCCTGCGCGGGACCTTCGAGCAGGCTGGTGCGCGCAGCAGCCTCGCCGCCCTCGTGATCGGTGAGGGCCGACCGTACGGCGCCGGAGAGGCAGCCAAGGTGCTCCAGATGCCCGTCACCGCCCGGCTGGCCTGGGACCCCGAGGCAGCGGCCGTCTACTCCGACGGCGCGACCCCGCCCCGCAAGTTCGCGGCCGCCGCGCTCAACAAGTCCCTGCGCGCGGCCGTGCAGGCGATCCAGTCCACCCTGGCCTCCGCCCGAGCCGAGCTCGGCCTGGCCGCAGACAGGAGCCAGTGATGAGCGAGCAGCCCACCGACCCGACGAACCTGCCGATCTTCGCGATGGCCACCGCAGCCACCGCGACGGCGCCCGCCCCGCGCGGCGCCCACGCGCTGGCCGGCCGGATCACCCCCACGCACCACCAGGTGCCGACCGCCCCGCCGCAGCCGAGCAACCAGTACCTCGACGTCCCCACCAACGGCCACACCACCGTGGCGCCCGCGCCGCGCCGTGCGACCACCTCGGGGCGGATCGACTGGCAGCTGGTCGCCATGCTGCGCTCGCAGGCCTCTGACCAGCTGACGGCAGCGCTCGGGGACGAGCGGGGCATGGATGCCGAGACCGAGCGCGAGCTCGGCCGCTCGATCATCCAGGAGCTCCTTCAGACCACCGCTGCCGACCGCATCCACGACGGTCAGCAGGCCTGGGACCTGGACGAGCAGAGCGACCTGGCCGAGGCCGTGTACAACTCGCTGTTCGGCCTGGGACGGCTGCAGCCGTACGTCGACGATGACAGCGTCGAGAACATCATCATCAGCGGCGCCGAGAACGTCTGGCTGGAGAAGACCGACGGCATGCTCGTGCGCGCCGAGCCGGTCGCGGACTCCGACGCGGAGCTGCTCGACTTCCTCGCGTTCGTTGCCTCCCGCTCGGAGGTCAACGCTCGCAGCTTCTCCTCGGCCAGCCCGCGCCTGCACATGCGCCTGGACGGGGGAGCGCGCCTGGCAGCTGCCGCCTGGGTCACGGCCGCCCCGTCCGTCGTCATCCGCCGGCACCGGCTGCGCCGTGTCTCCCTGGCCGACCTGGTCGAGCGCGACATGCTCACACCCGTCGCCGCATCCCTGCTCAGCGCAGCGATCAAGGCCGGCAAGTCGGTCGTGGTCGCGGGCCCGCAGGGCGCCGGCAAGACGACCATGGTCCGCGCCCTGTGCGCCGAGTTCGAGCCGCACGAGAAGATCGGAACCTTCGAGACCGAGTTCGAGCTGCACCTGCACGAGCTCAAGGACCTGCACCCCATCGTGCACGCATGGGAAGCACGCCCCGGGTCCGGCGAGGTCGGCTCCGACGGCCGCCAGGCCGGCGAGTTCACCATCGACGAGGCACTGTACGACTCGTTCCGCTTCAACCTCACCCGCCAGATCGTCGGCGAGGTCCGCGGCCGCGAGGTCTGGGCGATGATCAAGGCCATGGAGTCCGGAACCGGATCCATCAGCACCACGCACGCCGCCGACGGCGAGGCCGCCATCCGCAAGCTCGTCACCTGCGCCATGGAGGCCGGCCCCCACATCACCCGCGAGCTGGCCACCAGCAAGCTCGCCGAGACCGTCGACATCATCGTCCAGCTGCACCTGGAGACCGTCCCGCTCGGCAACGACAAGTGGCGCCGCAGCCGGTGGGTCTCCGAAATCCTGCATGTCGCGCCCGGAGAGGCGGCCAAGGGCTACGCCACCACGCACGTGTTCGCCCCCAACCCCGCCGGCGGGCCCGCGCTGCCGGGCACCATGCCCGACGAGCTGCGCTCCCTCGAGCGGTACGGGTTCGACCTGGACGGCTTCCTCGCCTCGGCACCCCACCAGGAGGTGGCGTGATGCCGATCCTGATCCCCGCCCTGGGTGGCGCTCTGGTCGTCCTCGGCCTGATCGGCGTGGTCCTCGGCGCCCGCCGTAGCCCCGCGCCCGTCGCGTCTGCGCCGACCAAGTCTCGGACGTCGCTCTCCTCGCGCTGGAACGCTGTCAGCAAGCGCACCAAGATCCTCGCCCTGGTCGGCCTGGTCGCCGGCGTCGTGATCTACCTGATCGCCGGGTGGGTGATCGCCATCGTGGTCGGCCCCATCGCCGCCGCGGGCCTGCCCGCCCTGCTCAGCGCTCCCGGATCCGCCGAGCGGATCGACAAGCTCGAGGCGCTCGAGGAGTGGACCCGCGGACTGGCCGGCGTCCTCACCGTCGGCGTCGGCCTGGAGGAGGCGCTGCGCGCGACCCTGCGCTCGACGCCCGACGCGATCCGCCCCGAGGTCACCACCCTCGTCGCCCGCCTGCGCGCCCGCATGAGCACCGAGGACGCGCTGCGCGCCTTCGCCGACGACCTCGACGACGCCACCGGCGACCTGGTCGCCTCGTTCCTCATCAGCGGGGCCCGACGCCGCGGCCAGGGCCTGGCGTCCGTCCTGAACTCGCTCGCCGAGTCCGTCGCCGCCGACGTGCGCGCCCGGCGCGCCATCGAGGCTGACCGGGCCAAGCCGCGTGCCACCGCCCGCTGGGTCACGATCATCACCCTCGGCGTCCTGGGCGTGCTTTTCATCTTCAGCTCCGAGTACCTCGCCCCGTACCGCACCCCTGCCGGGCAGCTCTTGCTCGCGCTCTTCCTGGCCATCTACGTCAGCCTTCTGATCTGGATGAGAGCGATGGCCAAGGGCGAGAAGCTGCCCAGGTTCCTCGGGACCAACCTTCGCCAAGGAGCACGCTGATGACTACCGGACTGCAGATCGCCCTACTGGGCGGCGCCCTCGTCGGCCTCGGCATCGCGCTCCTCGTGTGGCGCCTGACTCCGGCCCGCCCGGACCTGGCCGACGTCATCCACCGCTACTCGCCGGAAGGGGTGCGGGGCCGCATCGCCACCGAGTCGGCCACCACGAGCGTCACCAACAGCACCGAGAGGCTCGGCGTGTGGGCGCTACGGCGCCTGCCGGCATCGTGGTGGGGCAAGACCCCCACCAAGGAACTTGCCCTCCTGCGGATCCCGCTGCACCGCCACTACGGCAGCAAGGTCGTCTTCGCGCTGCTCGGCCTGCTCATCCCGCCGATCCTCGGGTACGCGTGCTCCGTCGCCGGCTTCCCGCTGCCGGTCCTGATCCCCACGGCCGGTTCCATCGCCCTGGCTGTCGGCCTGTGGTTCCTGCCCGACTACAACGTCCGCGATGACGCCCGCAAGGCCCGAGTCGAGTTCGGCCGCGCCCTGGGTGCCTACACCGACCTCGTAGCGCTCGAGCGGCTCGGCGGATCCGGCACCCGCCAGGCCATGGAGCTCGCTGCGGAGGTGGGCGACAACTGGGTCTTCCGCCGCCTGAGCGAAGAGCTCGCCCGCTCGCGCTGGTCCGGCTTGGCCCCGTGGGACGCCATGCACGTCCTGGCCGACGAGCTCGGTCTGCCGGAGCTCGACGACCTCGCCGACATCATGCGGCTGAGCAAGGAGGGCTCCCAGGTCTACGCCCAGCTGCGCGCCCGTTCCGAAGGCCTTCGTTCAGCCATGCTCAACGCCGCACTCGGCAAGTCCAACGCCGCCGGTGAGCGCATGACCATCCCCATGGCCCTGCTGAGCATCATGTTCCTCGTCATCCTCATCACGCCGAGCCTGCTCCGACTGATGGGAGGGGAGTAGCACCGCTCGCCAGGTCCAGGGGGACCTGAACAGAGAGAATCACCACCGAGTGTCACTCACACCATCCGCCGGGCACCTTCCTGAGACAGAACGCCCAGCACCGAAGGGGACAAGACCATGAACCAGATCATCGCGACCGCCTACCTGTTCGGCCTCAACGTCGCCGACGCCACCCGCAAGAAGCTCACCACCCGCCCCGAGCGCGGTTCGGTCAGCATCGAGCAGGTCGTCATCACCGCGGCGCTGCTGCTCGCGGCCATCGCCCTGGTGGCCGTCATCGGCAACGCGATCGCCAACCGCTCCGCCGCGATCAACTGATCACCGGCACGATGCGCTCCCGCCGCCAGTACAAGTCACTGACCGCCCGCTTGCGCGAGCGTGGCTCGGTGTCTCTGGAGGCCGCCGTCGTCATGCCCGCCCTGCTCGCGCTGCTGTGGCTCGGCATGCAGGGAGCCCTCATGTACCAGGGCAGGACGACGGCACTCGCCGCAGCGCAGGAAGGAGCCCGCGTCGCGGCCGGAGAGAACGGCACAGCGAGCGCCGGCATCGCGGCCGCGGAGGACCTTGCGGACGCGGCGACGCTGGGGCTCAGGGGCACGCAGGTCGACGGCTCCCGGTCGGCGACCGAGGCCTCGGTCACGGTGCGCTTGCACATCGCGTCGGTCGTGCCGGGCTGGGATCCGTGGATCACGCAGTCTGCGTCGATGCCGGTGGAGAGGATCACGGGATGATGCGTCGTCGCAGGGATGCAGAGCGTGGGTCGATGAGCCTGGAGACGGCAGTGGTCGCTCCGGCTCTGCTGGCGCTCCTGGCATTGATCATCATCGGCGGTCGCGTCGCCTTGGCCCACCAGGCCGTGGAGTCTGCGGCGGCGGAAGCTGCGCGGTCGGCCTCGATCGCGCGTACCCAGGGGGAGGCCGGGGCGCAGGCCGAGGCCAGCGCGTGGGCTGCTCTGGACAACGAAGGGCTGCACTGCTCGTCGCGTTCCGTTGCGGTCGACACCAGCGGGTTCGCTGCTCCGGCCGGTACGCCGGCGAGCGTGTCGGCGACCGTGACGTGCGTGGTGAACCTTGCGGGGCTCCAGGTGCCCGGGGTCGGACCGCAGACGATCACCAAGACGATGACCAGCGCCCTCGACACCTACAGGGAGCGGTGACATGCGACGTCTGCGTGAGCGACTGGCCAGGGACCCCGAGCGGGGCTCTGCGTCCGCCTGGGCTGCGGTGACCACCATCGCGATGTTCTTGTTCGTGGGCATCGCGGTCGACTTCGGTGGCCAGCTGCACGCCCAGCAACAGGCCCGTGATGTCGCCACCCAGGCCGCCCGTGCGGGTGGGCAGCAGATCAACGCACCGCAGGCCATCCGTGGCCAGGGTGTGACCGCGCAACCCGGTGACGCGTACTCGGCCGCCGCCAGCTACCTGGCCGGTTCCGGGGTTTCCGGGTCGGTCCAGGTCGCCGGGGCCCGTGTCATCGTCGACACCAGCGCGACGTACAACACCAAGTTCCTGTCGATCATCGGCATCAACACGTTGCCCGCCACGGGGCATGCTGAAGCGCGCATTGCCCGCGCGGTGGGAGGGGTTGAGCAGTGAGCACTCTTCGTCGCCGTCTGGTCGGGCTGGCCGCCGTCCTGCTGATCGTTGGCATCGTCGTCGGTCTGCCTGTGGTGCTGCTCGCCGTCGGCGCCAACCCGCTCGAGGCCGGCCTGCCGTCCTTC contains the following coding sequences:
- a CDS encoding CpaF family protein, which encodes MSEQPTDPTNLPIFAMATAATATAPAPRGAHALAGRITPTHHQVPTAPPQPSNQYLDVPTNGHTTVAPAPRRATTSGRIDWQLVAMLRSQASDQLTAALGDERGMDAETERELGRSIIQELLQTTAADRIHDGQQAWDLDEQSDLAEAVYNSLFGLGRLQPYVDDDSVENIIISGAENVWLEKTDGMLVRAEPVADSDAELLDFLAFVASRSEVNARSFSSASPRLHMRLDGGARLAAAAWVTAAPSVVIRRHRLRRVSLADLVERDMLTPVAASLLSAAIKAGKSVVVAGPQGAGKTTMVRALCAEFEPHEKIGTFETEFELHLHELKDLHPIVHAWEARPGSGEVGSDGRQAGEFTIDEALYDSFRFNLTRQIVGEVRGREVWAMIKAMESGTGSISTTHAADGEAAIRKLVTCAMEAGPHITRELATSKLAETVDIIVQLHLETVPLGNDKWRRSRWVSEILHVAPGEAAKGYATTHVFAPNPAGGPALPGTMPDELRSLERYGFDLDGFLASAPHQEVA
- a CDS encoding type II secretion system F family protein, producing the protein MPILIPALGGALVVLGLIGVVLGARRSPAPVASAPTKSRTSLSSRWNAVSKRTKILALVGLVAGVVIYLIAGWVIAIVVGPIAAAGLPALLSAPGSAERIDKLEALEEWTRGLAGVLTVGVGLEEALRATLRSTPDAIRPEVTTLVARLRARMSTEDALRAFADDLDDATGDLVASFLISGARRRGQGLASVLNSLAESVAADVRARRAIEADRAKPRATARWVTIITLGVLGVLFIFSSEYLAPYRTPAGQLLLALFLAIYVSLLIWMRAMAKGEKLPRFLGTNLRQGAR
- a CDS encoding TadE family protein is translated as MSLEAAVVMPALLALLWLGMQGALMYQGRTTALAAAQEGARVAAGENGTASAGIAAAEDLADAATLGLRGTQVDGSRSATEASVTVRLHIASVVPGWDPWITQSASMPVERITG
- a CDS encoding type II secretion system F family protein, translated to MTTGLQIALLGGALVGLGIALLVWRLTPARPDLADVIHRYSPEGVRGRIATESATTSVTNSTERLGVWALRRLPASWWGKTPTKELALLRIPLHRHYGSKVVFALLGLLIPPILGYACSVAGFPLPVLIPTAGSIALAVGLWFLPDYNVRDDARKARVEFGRALGAYTDLVALERLGGSGTRQAMELAAEVGDNWVFRRLSEELARSRWSGLAPWDAMHVLADELGLPELDDLADIMRLSKEGSQVYAQLRARSEGLRSAMLNAALGKSNAAGERMTIPMALLSIMFLVILITPSLLRLMGGE
- a CDS encoding ParA family protein, encoding MTVKLLYANNKGGTGKTSTAVQTAAALARRRLRVLVVDMDPQGNATRRLGIEWDPTDPFVGTPEVLAANQKGAGEAAVYGCGWTVSDDDSSPSPEAELIDVIASRPDLINRETETGLPGAALRLRKALTGDWIEKYDVVIIDSQPDLGHLVQMSMVAADHVLLVTDAMRDGVEGTYRVDDYVKLNAEDLGNPDLKVAGVLVNRWKPTNEAQFYLDEWLRPRFGDLIWDLKKTENRQVTTDDGTKSASVETVPSWIPDWSRFAEADGSGVSLTRWGDQRARQTVAIYDQIADRIINTLIPVGDRA
- a CDS encoding TadE/TadG family type IV pilus assembly protein encodes the protein MSLETAVVAPALLALLALIIIGGRVALAHQAVESAAAEAARSASIARTQGEAGAQAEASAWAALDNEGLHCSSRSVAVDTSGFAAPAGTPASVSATVTCVVNLAGLQVPGVGPQTITKTMTSALDTYRER
- a CDS encoding TadE/TadG family type IV pilus assembly protein, whose protein sequence is MRRLRERLARDPERGSASAWAAVTTIAMFLFVGIAVDFGGQLHAQQQARDVATQAARAGGQQINAPQAIRGQGVTAQPGDAYSAAASYLAGSGVSGSVQVAGARVIVDTSATYNTKFLSIIGINTLPATGHAEARIARAVGGVEQ
- a CDS encoding SAF domain-containing protein, yielding MTTTTPAPNDAARASRSSRTGEGSRGAEQIAPPPKLQRRPVLVVASVATVCLGALVSVWAFQSTSDAQEVLAVRETVVRGQVITKDDLMSVRISVDPALHPVATSQSATVVGKRAALDLVAGGVVTAEQVTDTPVPADGQSVVGLNLTSAMLPAQQIRVGDKVRIVSTSGQTPGVETDVVTPTTVNAEVVGIASDDTSGNTILNVQVPHDDAPAVADRAAAGRVAVVLDSSVEN